CAGTACATATGTGCTTACAAACTAcagaacacaaagacaaacagatatGATTAATTACTAAACGCAAACTTTTAAAGTTCCTTATCTTCCCACACAAGACTTATAAAATATCacttgaaaaaaatgttacCATGAATAATCATACCAAGAACTAGGATCAAAGCAGTGATACTTCCTTCCTGAAACACAgcttaaactgaactgaactggttTACCTGACTTGGTCCTGTCATAAGCAGTGTAGTGGCTGAATGGTTGGCTGCTGAACAGGTTGTCGCATTGCAGGTGACGGCACATAGTCTCCAAGAACCGCAGCACAAAAGAAGCACTGGAGGCTGCTGGGAGTTTGACCACACGAACTCCACCGTCTGTTCTCACTGGGATGATGGACAGGATGTTTTATTGGTTTATCAGCAAGCTTGTCTACTTATACAGCccattgttttactgtctcaATTATTATTTCAGAGATGAGATATTTCAATCACACAACAGCTTCTGATAACTGCTTTTGTATCTGTTTACCTCTGAcaatctctcctcctcctgaatgAGTCTGCAGAGCACTGAGCAGCACTTTAGGCTGGTATGCGCAGTCTATACATGACTGGACCACCTGCTGGAGCACAGCATTCACTGGCCCTGGTCCAAAGTGGTCTGGCAGATGCTGCATCTGCTTCCTGTCCAGGTGGGGACCACAGTTTCCGTGCttattcacatacacacacactggaacaacacatagacacacaggaaacacagtgaCCAAATTAGATCGTCTAATGATAGCTTCAAGTCAGTGCAAAACAAGAATTAGCTGATTACGGGAAGCAAGCGAGCATTAGTGTTTACCTGTTGAAACCACAGAGCTGAGGCTGGGGGGGCTTTCTTGTGGAACCTGGATGCTGGGTAGCTGTGCTGGGTTTTGGAGAACCTTGGACttcctctgaaaaacacacatttattgcAGACACACTTTAACATAAAGAATGTGGCAGTAAAAAGCATTCACCCCATGTTTCAAAATCTCAGAGTTTGGGTTTGTTTGGCAGGGTCCCACCTTGCTTCCAGGTTTGGGGCCTCTCTTCTTGTGGGGCCGGGGtaccagctgtgtgttttcaggtacAGTTCCATTTTGGGCAGCCGCTGCCTCTGCCACAGCTTTGAGCAGAGCAATGGTCTCACTCTTGGGCCGACGGCCTCTTACCCCCTTCCTGACAGGCAAAGGGGGCAGAGGGTTGGGGAGTCTGTAGGGGGACTGCATGGAGCGCCTGTTGGGCTTGGAAGGTGACACCGGGAGAATCTGCAGGTTCTTTGGCAGGgtgactgaaagaaaaaatgcagacatggacataaaaaagaaagaaatgtcatCTTGGCACAACATTAACAGTGGCCTGTTGCATCCAGAGATTCTGGATTAATGTGAGCATGTGCAAAGAGAGAGGATTATAAAAATCAAGACTGGTTTGCAACTTTTCTGATCACTGCACAGTCTCTGCAGGCTAATTAAAGGGCATGTCATTATCTCTTGACCTAGTGAGCACCACAGtgcactgagctgctgttggtgGTTGGCAGTCAAAGGATAGAGAAGGTCTGGTGCCAGTCTGGGTTGGGAAAGGGGCATCTCATTACTGGAAATAACAGGGGGAGTGCTTCAATTTATGGCATATGGTCCCATATTCCTTGTTTTctgacttcagtgttttgtgaaTAATTGTTCTGGCATGCCCATGCATTTATATCTGATTGTTTAATAACTTAAAATAATAGCTCTGCGTAGTATGACGACGCCATTAAGTTAGCAGTGAGGCCTACTGCAAAGGCCATTATACAGACAAGCTGCCAAGTGCTCAAATAATAATGTCATTAATTTATataatgacaacaacaacaaaaacaacagtatCCACTTTTAAAGAGCCAcaattcatttttctgttggCTAAATTAACacactttgaaaacatattcTGGACACTGTAGAAACTCAGAGATGGGCTagtgaaaaaacacttttcctCAAATGTAGCTCAGTAAATTAATAtaacagcaaagacaaagatcacacacatctgcagaaaaGAAGTAATTGACTCTACATAAATCATACAGAATAATACCAAACTCATGAATGCACACAATCCAAGCACATAAAACAATCTGTAATCCTCAAAAAGAGGAATCACCatttcaacctttttttaatACAAATGCATGTATTGTGTATGTTGGTTCTTTCtagaaataacacaaatacCTATAGCCAAGACCTGAAACATTGTTAAAGTGTGACTCCCCACGCTGAAAGGGAAAACATTTACGCTAACACATACCCACGCAAAGCAACAACCCATTTATTCAGCTAgtaaatatttttctgtttatgtgtgcTCAAGACTCCTTGACAATTcccacacacagagtcaaatAAATCTTCCTCCAAAAATCAACACCCGctcaaaacaaagcacacactgAAGGAGGGGTCGGAGAAAGCAGATCAGCATTAGATGGGGGAGAATAGACAGAGTAGGCTGGTAGGAAAagggtgtgtgttttcatataCCCTCCCAACTTTTTAAGGGTGTGTCAGGGCTCACACATGAGCAGGTATAAGCACTATTTAAGTATTCAAAAAGAAACTAACATAAAGGTGTAGCCACATCTGTTTGTAAGtttatcatgtgttttgtggttgATAATATAATCCTCTCCATCCAGAGTCTTATACACAAATGGGGTTGAGCAGAAGTCAGAGACTGCATGGAGCAGCttttatgtaaatatattttttccgTGTAAACTGGGATGACGTGAGGAACATAAATCCTCGTAATCTTGCCTGTTCCACGCCTCCCCAACCAatcagagacacacaaacatggcaacAAGACTCCATAGTGTGTATGCGAAGTTTCTCATGCAACACACAGCATGTCTCCTACTGCTGTTGGCTCAGTGCTCATGACACTTTTTTGAACGTACCCACAGTTTATCAAGAGTTGAAAACACAGTATTAAACTTGGTACTAAGCAACCAAACTTTCCTCGAAGTGCAGCCACTACGCAGActcagcagcactgcagaaaaGAAAGCTTTGTGTACCCAGAGCAACCATGTGTGCGTGAAATGACACAACATGGAGTAGGAAAGTTTTACTTCCAGGAAACCAGGAAAATAGTAATTCCTAAGACACTTCCTAAGTAGTCACTTGAACAACTACAGTACCAAAACTAACAAAGCCAACCCAGCTGAAGTATCATAAGAAACCTTGCTTCAATCTTTGAATCATAGCCATCACTCCACTCATTTATCTCAACTGTAATCTATGATCATGCATCTCAAATGCAGAAACCTTTGCATTCAGACTTCACGTCTGGgagatgtgttaatgtgtgttattAGAACTGTTACTTTATGTTCAGCACCTGGCAAAGATTAGGCTGTGTATATTTTACTCTGCCAGACTAAGCAATAAGACCagataattaatgttaattgtGACCATAACTAAAGTGAGTATGAGTGAAACATTGAGAACAAACAACAGCATCTGCCTCAAATCTCACTGTCTGTGCAGACTTGTGCTGCCACCTAGAGGGTTACACTCACCACTGTTGCCTGGTGGCTGGAGGCTGTGCTTGGTGAGGGAGCACCAGCCCACAGGGAAGATGTCCCGGGAGTCATACTTGCACCAGTAATCAAAGGCACCCCGCCACCCGTCGAACATGATAAAGACCTCATCGCCCTTCACTTCTCCTATGGTGGCAGGGCAGATGAGGTATGGATTCTTCTTGTCCACGGCCTCCAGCTTCATGCCTGGCTTAAAGTTGTTCTGGGTGGGCCTCAGAGGTTCCTGGAATGAGTGCAATATCCTCACTCAATGCATATACTGCCAATAAGATGGCGCCATACTGTTTGTATAATTAAAGTTTTCAAAGCTTTCTGAAGCATTACCAACCTTTTTAAAGGCTGTTGCTGGTGCCATCTCTGCTCCATTTAAGGTTCTCAACAGAAACATAGGCCATGAGGAGGCATTCATCCGAAATCCTAGAAGAGAAAATGTAATAGCATTTGAAACCACAGTGAGAAGCTAATTCAGAACATAAAAATTCTGGGTTATTACCACACGGTGTGATTTCATGGGGTTTTTCCATTGTTAGCAACCTTTTCTTACAGAAGGCATCAGAATAATTTTGGATTTTTAGCAGATAAATACAGCGCCAGTCACTGAACTGAATTGCCGAATCCAAAGAAATTCTTCATtagagcacacacagacacacacagacaaactgtagttattcaatataaataaaacatttctgccAACTTTTTCTTACCTTCAGATTCTTTCaatttatcaaaataaaaatgctaataATCATAGTAAGTGATGCCTGCAGGGaaattttctttcacttcaacaTAAAACTGTAGGCAGCAGTTTCTACAGCATGGGTCTCACAATCATTTTCAGCTCAATTTCATCAATCAAACAATCTTTaaatcctttatttatttaaactttagAGTCACCACACTGCATGGTTCTCATACAACTTATAATCAAAGGCAATACATAATGTGCTTCTTTCACATGGAATTGAAGGCCAAGGGACACTGTAGGTAAGTGGTCTAAGCCAACTCATTGTTGACTGCTTTGTTAACTAAGGAATGACCAGGACAGCAGCATGAAGAGAACAAAGAAGGCATGCCTGTGCATGTGGTATAATTAGCTAAGATAAGGAAAGTGGTGTCAGGACATGCACAGCTTTCTAAGTTAAAAGAGAACCTTTAAATCAACTCTAGCTTGCTCTGCAAACTAGTAAAGAGAAGCCGGGGGGTGATATATGATCATACTTTGTAGTTTTTGTCAAGACTcaagctgcagcattttcaacATGATGAAGActtgaaaaggaaaagggcAAAACACTAATTAAGTCTGGAAGATACGAATGCATGGATTATGGTTTCAAGATCACGCAACGACAGGTTGGATTTTAGGAATATTTCTAAGATGAAAAAATGGTGTCTTGGTAATAGCCTTGATATGAGACTGGAATGTCACATGAGAATCAAAAATCACTCCAAGGTTTCTGATGGTCAAAAATTCAGAAATATTACAGTTATATAATCCTGCCATGGCAAAGACAGTACATACTAATAGAACAAGtctcattttgaatgaaaatatGCCATGGAAGATGATTTCTTCTGTCAGACGGAGGATCACAACTAATGAGTGAAGGTTATGAGATTTCCTTTACTGTCTTGAAATGATTGTTATCGACAACAATAATGCACTTCCATCCCATCTCCTTTGACATTCTTACCCAGTGGTGGCTGCAGCATGTCTCCATTCTTCTCACAGGTGCCAATAGGCTGGATATCAGAGGAGTCTACCAGTCTCCAGAAGTCATTGCTGTTGTCGCTTCCATCCAGACGGAGACGCAGACGAACCCCAGTTAAACCCATCACTGTGGCAATACAAACTGAGGTGGAATTGCGTGGGTCATGGGCTTCGAGCTTCATTCCCACCTTGAAGTCGTTGGAGGGTGGAACTCTAGCCTGCAGATAATGGGAAAATGCACTATTAGTGTAAGCACTGCTCTAATACATTGCATAATTTATCTAGCCATGTATAATTAATGtcaaatgttaatatttttaGGAGGGCAGTGCAACAGTCAAAGTCATAAACCCAAGACCATTGAGTGATGGGACAAATCCAGTTTGTACTGCTGGCAGCAATTCACAGAACCAGTAAGTCTCATTACTTAGAGGACAGActtaaaaactacatttaatgCAGACtttctaaagaaaacactgtttaattCAAGACTAAACTTCCGCAAATTCTTACCCAATTACTTAAAATgtacttatatttacatttaagtaAGACTATGTCTTCATGCAACTCATCCCTGGTAAATATTAAGTGCATCAAAAATCCAAGAGGACATACCTGACGAAAACAGCTTGGTGGAGCTGGTATAGATGACGTTTCTTTTAGATATTCTTCCCAGCTGAAAGCATCTACAGGAAAAtcataaaaaactaaaatgatttCCAGTAAGGATGGATGGACgggtagatggatggatagatagactACATATGACTGAAACCTGAATTTTGATTCTCTGTATTTCTCGATATCTCTGTTTCGTATTTGAGCTTTGAGCTTTTCAGAAAGACCAACAATCTATGAGAAAGTCTGTTGTTGAGGCAATGTTGGTAGCATGTAGAGAATGTTTTGAAAGAGTGAATCTGTCGCGCTTTAACAATAGCATGTAATTTCAAGTTAATGTATAAGAGTAAAGTGACTATAGGGCTCTTTAGATAATGTAAAAACCCAACACAGCTCCTCCCTGTGTTCAACCAAAGCAATCTAAATGAAGAGACTCacaaatcaagtcaaatacatcacaaagtgtgaaataaaaagttcACCTTTAGTTGTTGCAGGGGTTGTACCTGTTAGTGGACCTGTCCTTCCCGGTTTCTCCTTTTTGCCATCTTTCTGATCTAAAAATGAATAAGATCATAAAAATCAGTGCAATACCCTCTTTCCAAACATCACGTCTTGTCATGCCCCTTTTTTGAAAACTCTGTTCAATAATGCTTGAACAATGAACACTTTT
This DNA window, taken from Chelmon rostratus isolate fCheRos1 chromosome 4, fCheRos1.pri, whole genome shotgun sequence, encodes the following:
- the LOC121605237 gene encoding sex comb on midleg-like protein 2 isoform X1, which translates into the protein MGKTPLKDQKDGKKEKPGRTGPLTGTTPATTKDAFSWEEYLKETSSIPAPPSCFRQARVPPSNDFKVGMKLEAHDPRNSTSVCIATVMGLTGVRLRLRLDGSDNSNDFWRLVDSSDIQPIGTCEKNGDMLQPPLGFRMNASSWPMFLLRTLNGAEMAPATAFKKEPLRPTQNNFKPGMKLEAVDKKNPYLICPATIGEVKGDEVFIMFDGWRGAFDYWCKYDSRDIFPVGWCSLTKHSLQPPGNSVTLPKNLQILPVSPSKPNRRSMQSPYRLPNPLPPLPVRKGVRGRRPKSETIALLKAVAEAAAAQNGTVPENTQLVPRPHKKRGPKPGSKRKSKVLQNPAQLPSIQVPQESPPSLSSVVSTVCVYVNKHGNCGPHLDRKQMQHLPDHFGPGPVNAVLQQVVQSCIDCAYQPKVLLSALQTHSGGGEIVRVRTDGGVRVVKLPAASSASFVLRFLETMCRHLQCDNLFSSQPFSHYTAYDRTKSVKEEALDAPSLARGSKRGLSGVSPPYAAPLSPKHLRTEAHPSEAETLPHEENGLIKEQRYMDSASNSMTPRPQTVRSSSEYHSQASSLYHPGNGAAMRRHSSNPAELSSTQPLRRVEAASSTTGPEALVSERDSLQLPSKNPSSWSIEEVMQFVRDADPTALAPHAELFRKHEIDGKALMLLRSDMIMKYMGLKLGPALKLCHHIERLKQGKL
- the LOC121605237 gene encoding sex comb on midleg-like protein 2 isoform X3, producing MGKTPLKDQKDGKKEKPGRTGPLTGTTPATTKDAFSWEEYLKETSSIPAPPSCFRQARVPPSNDFKVGMKLEAHDPRNSTSVCIATVMGLTGVRLRLRLDGSDNSNDFWRLVDSSDIQPIGTCEKNGDMLQPPLGFRMNASSWPMFLLRTLNGAEMAPATAFKKEPLRPTQNNFKPGMKLEAVDKKNPYLICPATIGEVKGDEVFIMFDGWRGAFDYWCKYDSRDIFPVGWCSLTKHSLQPPGNSVTLPKNLQILPVSPSKPNRRSMQSPYRLPNPLPPLPVRKGVRGRRPKSETIALLKAVAEAAAAQNGTVPENTQLVPRPHKKRGPKPGSKRKSKVLQNPAQLPSIQVPQESPPSLSSVVSTVCVYVNKHGNCGPHLDRKQMQHLPDHFGPGPVNAVLQQVVQSCIDCAYQPKVLLSALQTHSGGGEIVRVRTDGGVRVVKLPAASSASFVLRFLETMCRHLQCDNLFSSQPFSHYTAYDRTKSVKEEALDAPSLARGSKRGLSGVSPPYAAPLSPKHLRTEAHPSEETLPHEENGLIKEQRYMDSASNSMTPRPQTVRSSSEYHSQASSLYHPGNGAAMRRHSSNPAELSSTQPLRRVEAASSTTGPEALVSERDSLQLPSKNPSSWSIEEVMQFVRDADPTALAPHAELFRKHEIDGKALMLLRSDMIMKYMGLKLGPALKLCHHIERLKQGKL
- the LOC121605237 gene encoding sex comb on midleg-like protein 2 isoform X2, with translation MGKTPLKDQKDGKKEKPGRTGPLTGTTPATTKDAFSWEEYLKETSSIPAPPSCFRQARVPPSNDFKVGMKLEAHDPRNSTSVCIATVMGLTGVRLRLRLDGSDNSNDFWRLVDSSDIQPIGTCEKNGDMLQPPLGFRMNASSWPMFLLRTLNGAEMAPATAFKKEPLRPTQNNFKPGMKLEAVDKKNPYLICPATIGEVKGDEVFIMFDGWRGAFDYWCKYDSRDIFPVGWCSLTKHSLQPPGNSVTLPKNLQILPVSPSKPNRRSMQSPYRLPNPLPPLPVRKGVRGRRPKSETIALLKAVAEAAAAQNGTVPENTQLVPRPHKKRGPKPGSKRKSKVLQNPAQLPSIQVPQESPPSLSSVVSTVCVYVNKHGNCGPHLDRKQMQHLPDHFGPGPVNAVLQQVVQSCIDCAYQPKVLLSALQTHSGGGEIVRVRTDGGVRVVKLPAASSASFVLRFLETMCRHLQCDNLFSSQPFSHYTAYDRTKSVKEEALDAPSLARGSKRGLSGVSPPYAAPLSPKHLRTEAHPSEAETLPHEENGLIKEQRYMDSASNSMTPRPQTVRSSSEYHSQASSLYHPGNGAAMRRHSSNPAELSSTQPLRRVEASSTTGPEALVSERDSLQLPSKNPSSWSIEEVMQFVRDADPTALAPHAELFRKHEIDGKALMLLRSDMIMKYMGLKLGPALKLCHHIERLKQGKL